The Zingiber officinale cultivar Zhangliang chromosome 2A, Zo_v1.1, whole genome shotgun sequence genomic sequence ActagtttaatttagtttagtaaATTTTGACTTTAATTTAAtcagtattaatttaatttaatttttagtcgagttgattttaaatttgattttaaattttagttttagttttgattaagttagttaaaaataatttttaaaatagttttaaagttaaattaattttttaaacaatttttaagttaaaataatttttaaaataaattttaagtaaaaatattttcttaaaataattttaaagttaaattaatttttaaaataatttttaagttaaattaatttttaaaataatttttaagttaaaatattttttaatttaaattaatttttaaaataatttttaagttaattttttaaaaataatttttaagttaaattaatttttaatttattttaaaagaattttttaaaataatttttaaaatgaatatttacagagtttttaaaataatttttaaaatgaatttttaaagagtttttaaaatattttttttaaacaatttttcaaatcttttttaaagagtttttaaaataaatttttaaagagcttttaaaataacttttaaagaatttttaaaataatttttaaaataattttttaatgaattttttaaagtatttttaaaatattttttaaagagcttttaaaataagttttaaagagtttttaaaataattttttaaagaatttctaaaataatttttttttaaataatttttaaaataattttttttagaattttaaaaataatttttttaaataatttttaaagaatttttaaaataatatttttaatagaaatttaaaaataaatattaaagaaattttaaaatatttttttaaagaatttttaaaatattttttaaagaatttttaaaatcattttaaaatagttttttttaaagaatttttaaaatattatttaaagagtttttaaaataattttttaaagaacttttaaaataacttttaaagagtttttaaaataattttttaaagaattctaaaaataattttttaaataatttttaatataattttctaaagtatttttaatatgatttttaaagaatttttaaaatatttttaaaataattttttaaagagcttttaaaagaatttttaaagaattttttaaaagaatttttaaaataatttttaaccaattaaaaaatttttaaataattttttaagaatttttaaaacaaatttttaatgagttttaaaaataattttttaaagaatttttaaaataattttttaaagaatttttaaaataattttttaaagaattttaaaaataatttttaaagaatttttaaaataattttttaaacaatttttaaaataatatttaaaagaatttttaaaattgggtttttaaagaaattttaaaatattttttgaaagagtttttaaaataattctttaaagaacttttaaaataacttttaaagagtttttaaaataattttttaaagaattttgaaaatagtttcttaaagaatttttaaaatactttttaaaagaattttttaaaagaatttttaaataattttcaaagaatttttgtAATATGttttaaagagtttttttaaaagaattttcataaaagattttttaaattttaatttaattatttaatttaatttaatataatataatttaattatttaatttattttaatttaattattttatttaattttattatttaatttaatttaattatttagtttattttattttattttattttaattatttaagtatttaattaaaataaattaaataatttaatttaatttaattattcaatttaatttaattgtttaattaaattaaatttcttttaatcatttaatttaattattttattaaatttaatttaatttaatttaattatattatgaaattaaattaaattaattaatttaattaaattaaattaaattattttattttttaatttaattatttaattcaatttaatttaattatttaagttaatttaattatttaataattaaattttatttaattgagtccttagtcatctcacccgaactaCATTTTCAAtgagggaatcttataattttgtaagatgaattaggttcagttttttggtttagtttaatttggtgttagattcaggtttaattttgggctcaacaaatagatattttttgaataaacttctgggctatgatgagtcacttggacatcattagagtaaccatgcattcgaggttttcgaaatagtcctatccactgaacttaatacaaaaccttggtctaacgggttaggatccgtaaagggtagcttcggttagttccactaagccaaatgcaccaggtcgaagccatattttcctagacatgcatagacagagttttcctaatgtactatcatccaaaatttcaccagtaccgtaggtcaagttaaactattgtccCTTTGAACTAGTCATAATTATCCTACCTGGTAGGTTTATtttggttaccctatcgggtaggtttattttagaggtgccagctattctggagtcccccctgaattattgatccaatttaggttttagttttggttaagatttattgtttaatttgtaactttaaatttaagattttaattttgaattaattgaattggtCAAATCATGCTTCTTTAAAAGAGTTtatttaatgtttaagtttttattaatttttaattttgaattaattgaattgtttgaattatatctaaagtttatcttttaaccttttattaattgttaattttgaattttctagactaTCTTTTaacatgttatctttaacatttaagtttgttaaatttaattttgattatgtcaaagtgtttgattttatccttatatttcctttgccttttaagttgatatgtttagtggaatttattagattaatctgatcatttaattttttgttaattaaattatcttgggtttagATAGGATTTTcttgattgatattgtctagattattaaataatttattaagaaatttattaattttatctagatcaatattgaccttgtcatctttatcatttgaattttcagatttgtttaggtttaaatttgaatttttaggtttattaattattttcagattttctgaattaatttgatttgttttataagaaaatatcctaggggtatttttgtaagtATTGTCaactacactattttcacatatattttcataaatatccaaattaacatgcatattttttaaactattatTAGCAggagtattttggtaaatattactaaccttgagcgcaacccctaattcagtaggcttttccgttagatctgactcgagtccggattcgattttggcttgatcgtctaactccaatgacttctcgtgaagcttggtcagacaggtccaaaactcgtgggcatcCTTGACTTTTCCTATCCTGCAattaactttgttaggtaataaatctgaaactaactttattaccttttggtttgcttctgagttttgtgTTGATCTTCTCAGTGCCAAGCCACTATCAAAGTTGTTCATGGAGATGAAactttccatctgcatcctccacaaaTTGAATTCATGTCTCTCGTACATCTCATATGAAGGTGGTTCGTTGATGCTTCGTCCTTTTAGAAGAGACATTGGTCTTGTAcataagaaaacaaaagaaagatcccaagacttggtcttggattagcagtgttggaggaaaagaaatatgcgtgaaaaaaaataataacaaatttttttaaataaaaaaatattttaaaaaatatttaaaaagtattattacaaattttttgaaaatgcgatatttcgctaataccgaccaatggtgaaaagatgaaaaatgAAGTTTTCAAAAACGGTTttagagggaaaaaacgaaaggcgtaagaatatattttaagaacaaacaatatctaatttttctttaaaaagaccccccccctttgcctgattgatggttgcaccaaattagagcggtaccggctctgataccacttgttggatcgatgagtttcgctagaaggggggtgaatagcgattaaaaaattTCGtatagagtaagcagcggaaaaccaaaaacACAACGTTAACACAagttgttttacttggttcggagcctttgtcgactcctactccaaggtccgcacacaagggtgctttcgatgggcaatccactagcattTCGAAATATTATAGATGAGGTTACAATTGCTTTTAAaggaaaataataccgacaaaaaCTAAGGAATGACAAGAAAAGCGCGTTGTTGGAGGTGGGTCGCAAGAGCGTAGCACGACAGAGCAATCAGTGGAAGATCTTCTCGTTGTTGTGTCTTGACTCcaacctttaccctccttatataggaggttcggggcgcctggatcctttcaaGCGCCCTAAATATGACGTAGCCAATACAATCAcggagctccacgtgtcgacgcacAAAATGGATAAAGTTTGCTTTCGGGCGCCCGaatccattccgggcgctcggaccctgttttccagcagcttccttcctgtaagaaaacgttagtccagaGGTAAATACAAgatatatatcctacaaaacagagtattagcacatttaaaatcaaacagaatattaattagattcagtctcctcaagaccgaaatctagtcacgatctcgacttggatatccgaaatagatcaaagtcggatcgacgcctaatgttcccttcccgggaacgtgtcctcacagtcactctcctccagtgacttaccttcacttacctgccaaacgtccagTCAGCCCTTTGACCCTTCTGGATTTCGTGTCAGTTacctggtcaacccgtcgacctagctgagcttccctgcaacactgagttagcacagtattaacagaattcaagtataacctagggttacctcttaggattgcctagcttcactcactaggacttccattgcctgacttcactcaacaGGACGTCCTCTACCTAGTTGTTAGAGTGTaaactaaaaacctagctttttgtaaacatttatttttgaaataaagaatcacattggtcaaatgtctacatttatatgctaagtatagttgtttaattaatttatattgtagataacatggtgtgtggtgtcacacacagaatatcatgttatcaattccttataaattgtaaacagtagctcacgactaagatagaaaggaacaaaccattggaatagtcgtagtataatttggtattagtttatcttaactataaaattacactagtacactcagagtgtattgagctggaccatctaaggtaagttctttttatactgactgcataaaagaacaagacctttgttattatggaagtgtgtgctcttaatcctgatataataacaagcacatatatctaatatttatttctttgacttatcaaagggtgcgatttagttcaataaatcaataggtccgataagttgggaaatgatattatttatagtgtgtgttgttgattatagaaggaaactatgtcctagtaatctaggttgatgatgtccccaagaggagctcataaggattgtcatgtaaaccctgcaagtggacttagtccgacataacgataaagttgagtggtactactcttggagctagatattaattaagtgagttgttagtaacttatttaattactggacattctatatcttaaacacagggagactaacacactcatgataagaaggagcccaaaatgtaatttgggattggtgcgataattcaataataattctttagtggtttgaattattattgatgaaattaagttgggtgttcggggcgaacacggggagcttaattttatcaggagaccaaaattaattcctcctctcggtctctatcgtagcctcttatttataaagtattatactcacctatacccaccttcttacccaccttaaggtggccgaccaagcctagcttggagcccaagctagggtcggtcaaaccaaggtgagttagtttgcttaggtggtcgaccctagcttgaacccaagttaaggtggtggccgaccacaataaaaaattaaaggattttatttttaaaatcttttcttatgtggaagcatgttttaaaagagagtttaaaatttaaatattttcttttatagttttctacaaaagattaagagaaatgtttgatatctttccttatttgtagttaaaaggaagattttaatttttgattaaactttccttttttaaccatgctcatgatttaaaagagagttttaaaaattataaatcttttcttttatagctttttacaaaagattaagagaaagatttgatatttttccttatttgtagattgaaagaaagattttaattttggagaaaatttttctttttataatcatccacatgttttaatagagagattttaatttataaaagtttcgttttataaccaaccatgaatggaatttttaaagagaaattttattttaaaaatttccggaaataaattaggaagttttaattttatatttaaaactttccttgtttggagcttaaGGTGGTGCCCGACCATTgaagtttaaaaaggaaattgttgtttaaattttccttttgttggcaaggagaataatgaagtttttattaaaactttccttatatgccaagaccaaggaatataaaagaaagggtagaggtgcctcacctcataacctaacatctattatttcctctcttctcttccttggtgtggccggccccgagtctccttttttcttcttctttagtggtcggtggcaccctctcttggagctcttgtggtggccggattttgcttggagaagaaggagagaaaggaggctttgttctagcatcccttggagcttgaaggttggtggccgaaacttgcaaggaggaaggttgtggtggttctcgtctcggtagatcgtcgctcacacgacgtccgagataagaagaggaatatgatagaagatcaagaggttgttgcttataaagaaagatataactagtaattctattccgcatcatactaattttctttgtatagattttgaaataccaaacacaagagacatatgattttaggtttcgaatttgtgattcgagtttgtgttcttttattttttttcgatcttgtgattcaattgttccttttagttaaacctagggttactataaggaaattaaatattaaatttcattgaaaggctttgtctaggaagtggtggatgcttcaatacccaagaaggtctagtgcctcgccatgtttaacctggaagtcaatctctgaaattaaaatttaattgaatttgtaatatgggtagatttagatcaataatgttaagtatcgtttgcgatccaagtctaaatctctaagaacaaataagttaaatttggaatcaataatgttaagttccgtttgcgattcctaatttaatttttaaagaacacaataggttgttaggaatggttcaggacttgtacaaaatttttgtacaggggaaccggtacgatattccgagtatcaaccaacactagcttcactcactagggtctgacttcactcaccaggacttcctccacctagcttcactcactagggcccgacttcactcaccgggacttccaccacctaacttcactcaccgggactttcaccacctagcttcacttactagggcctagcttcattcaccgggacttccaccacctagctttactcactagggctcgacttcactcaccgggacttccactttgcctaacctttggttaggacttacctttgctaatcatctagtcctgactagacttctttttcccaaacatcaagtcctgtttggatcaacccttggtcatattgtcaaacatcgaaaccctagaggtcaattgcaccaacatataggATCGGATGTAAGTCCTGATATTGTATTATCTGATCTAATAAGGCCAGATAGTTTTTTATCCTAATAACTGAACCAACCCGATTTGCGATCACCCCTAGGTATAACACCTGACTCGAGTCTTGATGAGAAGGATGAGCTGTGGCGAGAGTCCCATCTTCTCGTTTGGATTGTTAAAGAGCTGACTGGGAGTTGGCCTACTGAGAGTACCAGTCCTAGATATGTAGACCGAACTGAGAAAACCCGACCAGTCGAAGCAGGTCAGGCGTTACCCTGGTTGCACATTATGTTTCAGATCTGGGATCTTGATATGTAAGCACCCGACCGAGAATCATGCTGTTGATGATGTCAGGCGGGCCCACTTCTTATTTCCCTAACTACTATCTAGCATATCCCTTGACAGCTGACTGAcacacccccttgacttctgactgtcacgtctccttgacttttgactgtcacgtccccttaacttctgactatcatatccccttgacttctgactgtcatatCCCCTTGATTTTTAACtaccacgtctccttgacttctgaccacctgAATTTATTGAATCCTATCATTATACACCGTATCAATAATATATGAAAGAAAATAGttaaaatatatcaaaaaatacttttaaaaattaattataattttgtgAAGTAGATTACTCTGTTGATTTTAAAATACAACCTTTATGTTATGTTTACTCCCAGCGCGGataaaaaaaggaaaggaatctAGGGTGGAAAATTATTCtcaaaggaagagaagagaaaggataaaGAAATTCCTTCCTTTGTATTCTTATTTATCTTTATTGAGGAAGATGGATACATGCAacgtaattttataaataaaaaagatacatgcatcatttttttttacatgtataattttgtaaattaaaaaagGTACTTACGtcattattttttgatatatgatgtaattttgtgaataaaaaggggtacatgcgtcattttattttttatctgttGTTTTCTGTCcgattttgagatgatcaattTTGATTTCAAAATCATCCGTGAATAGATTACATTTTTCTTCTATTTGAAAATTTCAATAAAATAAACGATCAAAATTTTCctactttaattttattttccgctTAAACAGAAACTTAATAGCGTTTATcgtaagatattttaattttattatatagttTAAAAAACATGGTGATAGATTTATAGCAATAATTGGATGGATACTCTCTAATCGCTGATACCAATGACTTTAAAACGGAGAaattatgatttatttatttctcGAGAGAAACGATAAATGAATGGCAAAATTGCTATCTGCCACGTTACCGGCTCATTCGTTGCCGACAACGCTAGGAAGCCGCTGAGATGGCCATTGTCCCAGAGACCACACTCCGCCAATCAAACGCGGGACGCGTGGATTGAAGATGATGGCTTCGGTCTTAATTTAATCCAGCTCTCCATCTTCGCGGCCACCAGTACCTTCGACACATGACTCGCACATGGCTGCACGAGCTAGGTGTTACCTTGGTGTGTCTGCAGGATAGCAGACCCCAATTTAATATTCCCAATATACCCCTTTGAAGTAAACTCTTTCTTAAAGAGGCGAGAGaagaaaaatattgaaaaatatcccagtctcctctcttcttcttctcgcaAAGAGGCGAGAGaaggcaatcaaatcaatcatggCCGGCGGCAGCAGAATCCACAGTCCCTctatcttcctcctcctcctcctcctctgctgTTTGATCACCATGGCTCACTCCACCAGGCTCTCCCTTCACAAAGTAAGTGTTCTTTCTAGCATGATCGAGGATTTGCCTACAGCTACTATGCTTTTTCTTTACTATTCTTTTTGTTCTTTGGGGCAAATGATCGAGCAGCTGGTGGATGGAAGCAATAAGGACGAGTACAATTGCGTGTACACCATCTACGTCCGGACCGGGACGATCTGGAAGGGCGGCACGGACTCGATCATCAGTCTGGCGATTGCCAGCGCCGACGGAGACGGGGTCCTGATCGAGGACTTGGAGTCGTGGGGCGGCCTCATGGGCGACGGCTACGACTACTTCGAACGCGGCAACCTCGACATCTTCAGCGGCCGCGGGCCCTGCATCTCCTCCTGGCCGCCCTGCTGGATGAACCTCACCTCCGACGGATCCGGCCCCGGACACGGCTGGTACTGCAACTATGTTGAAGTCACCACCACCGGCCCCCACTTGGGATGCAACCAGCAGCTTTTCACCGTCGAGCAGTGGCTCGCCCGCGACGCCAGCCCCTATCAGCTCTACGCCATCCGCGATCTCTGCTCCAGGTCCAACTCGGGCGATGGCGACGACGAGGGAGGCGAGGAGATTGCAACGATCACAAAGGGAGAGAAGAAGCACGTGACCGTCGCGTGAGCCGATCACCATTCACCGCTCCGCTAGACCCCACGTTGTCGTTGCATTTTGTCGTCGTTGTTTGtgaactttgtgttagattcattaAACCGGCACCGTTTTGTCACCGTATCGGTTCCGTCGATGTGTTATTTCTTCGGTCGTGCTAAAATTTCGGGTTGGGGAATAAAACAGACGTTACGGACTTGgtgttaataaataaataatcaaagGATTTCTATGGAATTTAATTTGTTTGATGGCTACAAGAAATAAATGATTTGTCGCGGTGATATAAACTTCTTGAATCTGTTATATTTGTTACAATTCTATCTGTTATATTTAAAaagattataaaatttataattcattTTTGATCGATTTATGTAGTGTAGCAATTGATCGATCACTGTTTATCGGCACGTGCTAATTTCATTTTTGATCGATTTATACCGTGTAGCAGTTGATTCTATCACTCATTAAGTATGAGTGAAATAAATAGAATTAGAGATAAAAGTACATCaatataatttataaaagtatttGAATATAATTTTCCCTATAGAGGTACTTTGATCGATTTATACCGTGTAGCAATTGATTTTATCACCGATTAAGTAAGAGTAAATAAATATAATCATAAAAGTACATCAATATAATTTTCTCTAGAGATAAAAGTACatcaatataattaaaaaaaataaatagaagttatatttcttttaattatatttatattctcacatattttttttcatatgtcaaattatattttttaaacataTCAGTATTAAAGAAAATCAATTAAGGACATGAATTCTAGATGAATAAATATGATCTAACGTCATATTATTCTGaatttttaaatctgatttagACTAAAATCAGATGATAATCATGGAAAAttttaagggtgcgtttggttcagggttattcttgataatcttgtttatccatctaaggttatcaacaaaaaccttgtttggtttaggtattcgatgatttctgagtaatgttccatgcccgacacgtcagcaaaagggtcatatagcccggaatcggaaaacctcagaaaattaaggtttttcttgattccggggttaacgattttttttttaccaaaaataccctcggataagaaaaaacatgaaaaaaagagaaaaaaatgtaaaaaatataaaaaaaataaaaaatattttaaaaatttaaaatattttaaaaataaataatttaaaaaattaaaaaaatttaaaatttaaaaataaaaaaaaatttaaaaaattttaaaatttaaaaaaaaattaaaaaaattaaaaaattaaaaaattaaaaaaatttaaaatgtaaaaaaattaaattttttttaaaaaataaaaaaaatttaaaatttttaaaaattaaaaaagaattaaaattttaaaaaaattaaacaattttaaaaataaaaaaataaaaaataataataaataaataaataaataaaaattaaaatgtaaaaaaataaaaaatataaaaacattaaaaaaaataaaaaaatataataaaaacataaaaaaatatacaagaaaaagaaaagtaaaaaaatataaataataataataataataataataatatgtatagtaTTATtattagggtattcattaaaaccttcaaataaataagtttttgttacattacctaggttgaatcaAACAagatttggttatattttattccccataatcttagttatatgattacctgtaatcacataaccaagattatatatgataacttgaaccaaacataccCTAAATGATATGGAATTATATCTTGTGTATCTTATGTGTTTAGTATAAtgtgtcaaattaatatttgaagcataaaattttaaaaatttagaaagttCAGATATGAAATCGTATATGGATTATTTCTATATCCTTTGGTATTAATTTGATATACTATTTAAAATCAGTTAATTTTCaactcatttttaatctattGATAAAATGTTGGTCATCCAATTATTCCCAATATGAAACGTCTTATGTCATTTGGATATTACGAAACGATACAGTCAGTTGCCGATATTTATAAATTCCATTTCTACGGATCTCGTTCCGTTTCAATTCAAACAAATGTCTAACTGTACTTATTACCTCATAGATCACTGGACTCTCTTTGGGACCCAGTTATTGCAAGGTAGAACGGTAGAACCTTGAGTACAATAGTTGGTCCCTCTACTCACGATGAATACAGGTTACTCTCTGCTATGCACCTGGTGGGGCACCAATCACAAAGCCTCTCTATCCGTGACGACCCCACGTCTATGTTCTCGCGTTCTTCGGATATACCATTGTTTATACTACCTTTAGTCGGTTATTCCTTCGCCCTTTTCTCCGATCCGA encodes the following:
- the LOC122042110 gene encoding PLAT domain-containing protein 1-like — its product is MAGGSRIHSPSIFLLLLLLCCLITMAHSTRLSLHKLVDGSNKDEYNCVYTIYVRTGTIWKGGTDSIISLAIASADGDGVLIEDLESWGGLMGDGYDYFERGNLDIFSGRGPCISSWPPCWMNLTSDGSGPGHGWYCNYVEVTTTGPHLGCNQQLFTVEQWLARDASPYQLYAIRDLCSRSNSGDGDDEGGEEIATITKGEKKHVTVA